The following proteins are co-located in the Halorussus caseinilyticus genome:
- a CDS encoding aldo/keto reductase has translation MEYVRLGSTGTKVSELCFGTWRFGKETDGTVETDRSTAHDLLDTAYDRGVNFIDTANVYGDPNGTAEEWIGDWLADYDREDFVLASKVYFGFDDGPNDRGLSRKHIRNQIDGTLERLGTDYLDVYYVHRWDDETTIEETLTTLNALVREGKVNYLGASSMAAWQLTKALWTSDVEGLERFEITQPRFNAAYRDPVEDYLDLCADQNLAVCPYSPLEGGFLTGKYGREGDGPEGSRGDLYEWENRFGERQWDVLDEIRKVADEVDATPAKVSLRWLADQHEFRCIPIVGARTTDQLEENLGASEVSLSDDQFDRIRGAYE, from the coding sequence ATGGAGTACGTCCGACTCGGTTCGACCGGGACGAAGGTATCGGAACTCTGCTTCGGCACGTGGCGGTTCGGCAAGGAGACCGACGGCACCGTCGAAACCGACCGCTCGACGGCCCACGACCTGCTCGACACCGCCTACGACCGCGGCGTCAACTTCATCGACACCGCGAACGTCTACGGCGACCCGAACGGCACCGCCGAGGAGTGGATAGGCGACTGGTTGGCCGACTACGACCGCGAGGACTTCGTGCTGGCCTCGAAGGTCTACTTCGGGTTCGACGACGGTCCCAACGACCGGGGTCTCTCGCGCAAGCACATTCGGAACCAGATAGACGGCACCCTCGAACGCCTCGGCACCGACTACCTCGACGTGTACTACGTCCACCGGTGGGACGACGAGACCACAATCGAGGAGACCCTGACGACGCTGAACGCCCTCGTGCGCGAGGGGAAGGTCAACTACCTCGGCGCGAGTTCGATGGCGGCGTGGCAACTGACTAAGGCACTCTGGACCAGCGACGTGGAGGGTCTCGAACGCTTCGAGATTACGCAACCCCGATTCAACGCCGCGTATCGAGACCCGGTGGAGGACTACCTCGACCTCTGCGCCGACCAGAATCTCGCGGTGTGCCCGTACTCACCGCTGGAGGGCGGCTTTCTGACCGGGAAGTACGGCCGCGAAGGCGACGGTCCCGAGGGGTCGCGCGGCGACCTCTACGAGTGGGAGAACCGATTCGGCGAGCGCCAGTGGGACGTGCTGGACGAGATTCGGAAAGTCGCCGACGAGGTGGACGCGACCCCCGCGAAGGTGTCGCTCCGGTGGTTGGCCGACCAGCACGAGTTCCGGTGCATCCCCATCGTCGGCGCGCGAACGACCGACCAACTGGAGGAGAACTTGGGCGCGAGCGAGGTGTCGCTGTCGGACGACCAGTTCGACCGGATTCGAGGCGCGTACGAGTAG
- a CDS encoding alpha-ketoacid dehydrogenase subunit beta: MANELRLVEAIREALADEMARDDSVVVYGEDVGVNGGVFRATRDLYEEFPDQVYDTPLAESAILGLGVGLGAYGLVPVAEIQFASFAFQGFHQLHQHASRMRSRTRGALSVPMTVRTPYGGGIRALELHSESYEAGYAHVPGLKTVVPSNPADAKGLLTAAIRDPDPVLFLEPTKRYRASREPVPEDDHTVPLGEAAVVREGSDVTVVAWGAMLAETLDAAAASDASAEVIDLRTVSPMDSEAILNSVRKTGRCVVVHEAPRTGGLAAEIIARINDDALYHLEAPVERVTGYDVPFPMFAREDAYRPDAERIRRGIERALSA, translated from the coding sequence ATGGCTAACGAACTCCGACTCGTCGAGGCGATTCGGGAGGCGCTCGCCGACGAGATGGCCCGCGACGACTCGGTGGTGGTCTACGGCGAGGACGTGGGCGTCAACGGCGGCGTGTTCCGAGCGACCCGCGACCTCTACGAGGAGTTTCCCGACCAAGTGTACGACACGCCGCTGGCGGAGTCGGCGATTCTGGGCCTCGGAGTCGGACTGGGCGCGTACGGACTCGTCCCGGTCGCCGAAATCCAGTTCGCCAGTTTCGCGTTTCAGGGGTTCCACCAGTTGCACCAACACGCCTCCCGAATGCGGAGTCGGACGCGCGGGGCGCTGTCGGTGCCGATGACGGTCCGAACGCCCTACGGCGGCGGCATCCGTGCGCTCGAACTCCACTCCGAGAGCTACGAGGCGGGGTACGCCCACGTTCCCGGCTTGAAGACGGTCGTGCCGTCGAATCCGGCCGACGCGAAAGGGTTGCTCACCGCGGCCATCCGAGACCCCGACCCGGTGCTGTTCCTCGAACCGACCAAGCGATACCGGGCCTCGCGCGAACCCGTGCCCGAGGACGACCACACCGTCCCGCTCGGGGAGGCCGCGGTCGTTCGGGAAGGGTCGGACGTGACCGTCGTGGCGTGGGGCGCGATGCTGGCCGAGACCCTCGACGCGGCGGCGGCGAGCGACGCGAGCGCCGAGGTAATCGACCTCCGGACGGTCTCCCCGATGGACTCGGAGGCGATACTGAATTCGGTCCGAAAGACCGGCCGGTGCGTCGTGGTCCACGAGGCCCCGCGGACCGGGGGTCTCGCGGCCGAGATTATCGCCCGCATCAACGACGACGCGCTCTACCACCTCGAAGCGCCGGTCGAGCGGGTGACCGGGTACGACGTTCCCTTCCCGATGTTCGCCCGCGAGGACGCCTACCGGCCGGACGCCGAGCGCATTCGGCGGGGCATCGAGCGAGCGCTGTCGGCGTGA
- a CDS encoding NAD(P)-dependent alcohol dehydrogenase, whose protein sequence is MQAFVMNGIGETGFAEKDRPEPGPNDAILEPTVALICTSDVHTVHGAIGERENLTLGHEAVGVVDEVGSQVENFAEGDRVAVGAITPDWGSAAAQDGHPSQSDGPLGGWKFANEKDGVFAEYVHVNDADANLARIPEGVTDEEAAYVCDMLSTGFAAAENAAIPMGGTVAVFAQGPVGLMATRGAALQGAGRIFAVESVPERQELAREYGADEIVDFEEVDPVEEILGATDGAGVDGAIEALGREETLADCVAVTKPGGTISNVGYYGEGETVGIPREAWGVGMAEKDIVTDLCPGGRLRLRRLLRLIDAERVDPTPMTTHEFDFEDIGEAFELMASKEDGVIKPLVRF, encoded by the coding sequence ATGCAGGCATTCGTCATGAACGGCATCGGCGAGACGGGGTTCGCCGAGAAGGACAGACCGGAACCGGGACCGAACGACGCGATTCTCGAACCGACGGTGGCGCTGATTTGCACCTCGGACGTTCACACGGTCCACGGCGCAATCGGTGAGCGAGAGAACCTGACGCTCGGCCACGAAGCGGTCGGCGTCGTGGACGAGGTGGGGTCACAAGTCGAGAACTTCGCCGAGGGCGACCGGGTGGCGGTCGGAGCCATCACGCCCGACTGGGGGTCCGCGGCGGCCCAAGACGGCCACCCCTCTCAGTCGGACGGTCCGCTCGGCGGGTGGAAGTTCGCCAACGAGAAAGACGGCGTGTTCGCCGAGTACGTCCACGTCAACGACGCCGACGCGAATCTGGCCCGAATTCCCGAGGGCGTCACGGACGAAGAGGCGGCCTACGTCTGCGACATGCTGAGTACCGGGTTCGCGGCGGCCGAGAACGCCGCGATTCCGATGGGCGGGACCGTAGCCGTCTTCGCGCAGGGACCGGTCGGCCTGATGGCGACGAGAGGCGCGGCCTTGCAGGGCGCGGGCCGAATCTTCGCCGTCGAGAGCGTCCCGGAGCGCCAAGAGCTGGCGCGAGAGTACGGCGCGGACGAGATAGTCGATTTCGAGGAGGTAGACCCGGTAGAGGAGATTCTGGGTGCGACCGACGGCGCGGGCGTAGACGGCGCAATCGAGGCGCTCGGCCGGGAGGAGACGCTGGCCGACTGCGTGGCGGTGACGAAACCCGGCGGCACGATTTCGAACGTCGGCTACTACGGCGAGGGCGAGACGGTGGGAATCCCGCGGGAGGCGTGGGGCGTCGGCATGGCCGAGAAGGACATCGTGACCGACCTCTGTCCCGGCGGCCGTCTGCGCCTCCGGCGACTCCTGCGTCTCATCGACGCCGAGCGAGTGGACCCGACGCCGATGACGACCCACGAGTTCGACTTCGAGGACATCGGCGAGGCCTTCGAGTTGATGGCGTCGAAAGAAGACGGCGTTATCAAACCGCTGGTGCGGTTCTGA
- the tuf gene encoding translation elongation factor EF-1 subunit alpha, with protein sequence MADKPHQNLAIIGHVDHGKSTLVGRLLFETGSVPEHVIEQHKEEAEEKGKGGFEFAYVMDNLAEERERGVTIDIAHQEFDTDEYYFTIVDTPGHRDFVKNMITGASQADNAVLVVGADDGVAPQTQEHVFLARTLGINELIVAVNKMDAVDYDENRYKEVVAEVKDLLNQVQFDTENASFIPISALEGDNVVERSDEMPWYDGRLVLEALNDLEEPEPSTDAPLRLPIQDVYTISGIGTVPVGRVETGVLNTGDTVSFQPSDVGGEVKTIEMHHEEVPQAGPGDNVGFNVRGVGKDDIHRGDVCGPADDPPSVAETFTAQIVVMQHPSVITSGYTPVFHAHTAQVACTLESIDQKIDPSSGQVEEENPDFIQSGDAAVITVRPQKPLSIESSSEIPELGSFAIRDMGQTIAAGRVLEVNER encoded by the coding sequence ATGGCAGACAAACCACATCAAAATTTGGCCATCATCGGCCACGTAGACCACGGAAAATCGACGCTTGTCGGGCGACTCCTCTTCGAGACGGGGAGCGTCCCGGAACACGTCATCGAACAGCACAAGGAAGAGGCCGAGGAGAAGGGGAAAGGCGGGTTCGAGTTCGCCTACGTGATGGACAACCTCGCCGAGGAACGCGAGCGAGGGGTCACCATCGACATCGCCCATCAGGAGTTCGATACCGACGAGTACTACTTCACAATCGTGGACACGCCGGGCCACCGCGACTTCGTGAAGAACATGATTACGGGGGCGAGTCAGGCCGACAACGCGGTCCTCGTCGTCGGCGCGGACGACGGCGTGGCACCACAGACCCAAGAACACGTCTTCCTCGCGCGGACGCTCGGCATCAACGAACTCATCGTGGCCGTCAACAAGATGGACGCGGTGGACTACGACGAGAACCGTTACAAGGAGGTCGTCGCCGAGGTCAAAGACCTGCTGAATCAGGTCCAGTTCGACACCGAGAACGCGAGTTTCATCCCCATCTCGGCGCTGGAGGGCGACAACGTAGTCGAGCGAAGCGACGAGATGCCGTGGTACGACGGCCGACTCGTGTTGGAGGCGCTCAACGACCTCGAAGAACCCGAGCCATCGACCGACGCGCCGCTCAGACTCCCGATTCAGGACGTGTACACGATTTCGGGCATCGGCACCGTCCCGGTCGGACGGGTCGAGACGGGCGTGTTGAACACGGGCGACACCGTGTCGTTCCAACCCAGCGACGTGGGCGGCGAGGTCAAGACCATCGAGATGCACCACGAGGAAGTCCCGCAGGCCGGACCCGGCGACAACGTGGGGTTCAACGTCCGCGGGGTCGGCAAGGACGACATCCACCGGGGGGACGTGTGCGGACCCGCCGACGACCCGCCGAGCGTCGCCGAGACGTTCACGGCCCAAATCGTCGTGATGCAACATCCCTCGGTCATCACCTCGGGGTACACGCCGGTCTTCCACGCCCACACCGCGCAGGTGGCCTGCACGCTGGAGTCCATCGACCAGAAGATAGACCCCTCGTCGGGACAGGTCGAGGAGGAGAACCCGGACTTCATCCAGTCGGGCGACGCCGCGGTCATCACGGTCAGGCCCCAGAAACCGCTGTCCATCGAGTCGTCGTCGGAGATTCCGGAACTCGGTAGCTTCGCCATCCGGGACATGGGCCAGACCATCGCGGCGGGTCGCGTGCTAGAAGTCAACGAGCGGTAA
- the pdhA gene encoding pyruvate dehydrogenase (acetyl-transferring) E1 component subunit alpha → MVRDRVAEFSVEYVQALDEEGNLDETVAPDVSEDRLLELYRLMRLSRRVDERAVALQRRGELGTYAPGIGQEAAQVGSAVALKPEGWMVPSFREGAAFLTRGTPIHRLLWYSMGMEEGAEVSGATFPPSIPVGSQALHAAGLGWAQEITGADEAALAYFGDGATSQGDVYEAMNVAGVLDAHCVFLCQNNQWAISVPRRGQSRAETLAQKAVAAGIEGVQVDGNDVLGVLAVTRDALDSAREGDPVLIEALTYRRSMHTTSDDPRVYRTDEEEAEWERRDPIERFETYLRDEGLLDDERVAAIGEEIEDVIADEIDRAKEGQRQVVPAEMFDYVFAETPPELRRQRAAFESERSRASEEVSDDG, encoded by the coding sequence GTGGTTCGGGACCGAGTGGCCGAGTTTTCGGTCGAGTACGTGCAAGCACTGGACGAGGAGGGGAATCTGGACGAGACGGTCGCGCCGGACGTATCCGAAGACCGACTGCTCGAGCTGTACCGACTCATGCGCCTCTCCCGGCGGGTGGACGAGCGCGCGGTCGCGCTCCAGCGCCGCGGCGAGTTGGGAACCTACGCGCCGGGTATCGGACAGGAGGCCGCACAGGTCGGGTCCGCAGTCGCGCTGAAACCGGAGGGATGGATGGTGCCCTCGTTCCGCGAAGGAGCGGCCTTCCTCACGAGGGGGACGCCGATTCACCGCCTGCTGTGGTACTCGATGGGGATGGAGGAGGGCGCGGAGGTCTCGGGAGCTACCTTCCCGCCGTCGATTCCCGTCGGGTCGCAGGCGCTCCACGCCGCGGGTCTCGGGTGGGCACAGGAGATAACCGGCGCAGACGAGGCGGCGCTGGCGTACTTCGGCGACGGCGCGACGAGTCAGGGCGACGTGTACGAGGCGATGAACGTCGCGGGGGTGCTGGACGCCCACTGCGTCTTCCTCTGTCAGAACAACCAGTGGGCGATTTCGGTCCCCCGGCGGGGACAGAGCCGGGCCGAGACGCTCGCACAGAAGGCCGTCGCCGCGGGCATCGAGGGCGTACAGGTTGACGGCAACGACGTGTTGGGCGTCCTCGCGGTCACGCGCGACGCGCTCGACTCCGCGCGCGAGGGCGACCCCGTGCTGATAGAGGCGCTGACCTACCGGCGGTCGATGCACACGACCAGCGACGACCCACGAGTGTATCGCACCGACGAGGAGGAGGCCGAGTGGGAGCGACGCGACCCCATCGAGCGGTTCGAGACGTACCTCCGGGACGAGGGCTTGCTCGACGACGAGCGAGTCGCGGCAATCGGCGAGGAAATCGAGGACGTGATTGCCGACGAAATCGACCGCGCGAAGGAAGGTCAGCGACAGGTCGTGCCCGCCGAGATGTTCGACTACGTATTCGCGGAGACCCCGCCGGAACTCCGGCGACAGCGGGCCGCGTTCGAGTCCGAACGGTCGCGCGCCTCCGAAGAGGTGTCCGACGATGGCTAA
- a CDS encoding dipeptide epimerase, with translation MSEIVAASVRPLNLPLEGPIETALGTKREATNLLVTVETASGTTGYGEGSPIPMVTGETQAAAIETARAATEVLEGRDVRDYRALVGDVRSAFPGMVSALFAVETAILDAYCRERGIALAELFGGSPEPVETDQTIPIEEPATAAGKATAAVEAGFDHLKLKTGGDVGDDVERVAAVAEAVPDAALKVDANQGWTPKETVRFADRVADRGVELELIEQPVPADDVTGLAQTRELVGVPIAADEAVFTPADAVRVVREEAADVLNAKLGKSGPLAVGDIAAIARGADLDLMVGCMLESAVGIHTSAHVVAGTGAFSYVDLDGNRFLAEGIVEDSGPVHDIAGPGHGVTPDEQAAEQN, from the coding sequence GTGAGCGAAATCGTAGCCGCGTCGGTCCGACCGCTGAACCTCCCGCTGGAGGGACCCATCGAGACCGCTCTCGGCACCAAGCGCGAGGCGACCAACCTCCTCGTGACGGTCGAAACCGCGTCGGGGACGACTGGCTACGGCGAGGGGTCGCCCATCCCGATGGTGACCGGCGAGACGCAGGCCGCGGCAATCGAGACCGCACGGGCCGCGACCGAGGTACTCGAAGGCCGTGACGTGCGCGACTACCGGGCGCTCGTCGGCGACGTTCGCTCGGCGTTCCCCGGCATGGTCTCGGCGCTGTTCGCGGTCGAGACCGCGATTCTCGACGCCTACTGCCGCGAGCGCGGAATTGCGCTCGCGGAACTGTTCGGCGGAAGCCCCGAACCGGTCGAGACCGACCAGACGATACCCATCGAGGAACCCGCGACGGCGGCCGGGAAAGCGACCGCCGCGGTGGAAGCGGGCTTCGACCACCTGAAACTCAAGACCGGAGGCGACGTGGGCGACGACGTAGAGCGAGTCGCGGCCGTCGCCGAAGCGGTCCCCGACGCCGCGCTGAAGGTGGACGCCAATCAGGGCTGGACGCCGAAAGAGACCGTCCGCTTCGCGGACCGGGTGGCCGACCGCGGCGTCGAACTCGAACTCATCGAGCAACCCGTGCCCGCCGACGACGTGACCGGTCTCGCCCAGACCCGAGAACTGGTCGGCGTGCCCATCGCCGCCGACGAAGCGGTGTTCACCCCGGCGGACGCGGTGCGAGTCGTCCGCGAGGAGGCCGCCGACGTACTCAACGCGAAACTCGGCAAGTCCGGGCCGCTGGCGGTCGGCGACATCGCCGCCATCGCGCGGGGCGCGGACCTCGACCTGATGGTCGGGTGCATGCTGGAGAGCGCAGTCGGCATCCACACCAGCGCCCACGTCGTCGCCGGGACGGGCGCGTTCTCCTACGTGGACCTCGACGGAAACCGCTTCCTCGCGGAGGGCATTGTCGAAGACAGCGGCCCCGTCCACGACATCGCCGGGCCGGGCCACGGCGTGACGCCCGACGAGCAAGCCGCCGAACAGAACTAA
- a CDS encoding zinc-dependent alcohol dehydrogenase family protein has protein sequence MKAAVLREYGDPLEIRQVPDPEPDDHGVVIATEACGICRSDWHAWQGHGEWADDRVPQGQILGHEPAGTVVAVGESVERLGEGDRIAVPFNLGRGDCEYCRNGHGNVCSDGLALGFESAAPGAFAERVHVPYADYNAVELPENVSPVEMAGLGCRFATAYHGLAHRADLSPGDWVAVHGCGGVGLSAVHVADALGANVVAVDLADEKLAKARELGADETVNAGGVEDVPARIRGAVGDGAGVSDGAHVSVDALGVAETCRNSVACLRKRGQHLQLGLTTDAERGEVSLPTDAMTMRELTFLGSRGMPPTRYGELLRMMDRGTVSPAALVTNEVSLADVPDRLAAMSDFGTVGIEVVTEF, from the coding sequence ATGAAAGCCGCTGTTCTGCGCGAGTACGGCGACCCCCTCGAAATCCGGCAGGTACCCGACCCCGAACCCGACGACCACGGCGTCGTGATAGCGACCGAGGCCTGCGGCATCTGCCGGAGCGACTGGCACGCGTGGCAGGGTCACGGCGAGTGGGCCGACGACAGGGTTCCGCAGGGCCAGATTCTCGGCCACGAACCCGCGGGCACCGTCGTCGCCGTCGGCGAGTCGGTCGAGCGACTCGGGGAGGGCGACCGCATCGCGGTCCCGTTCAACCTCGGGCGCGGCGACTGCGAGTACTGCCGGAACGGGCACGGAAACGTCTGTTCGGACGGTCTGGCGCTCGGGTTCGAGTCCGCCGCGCCCGGCGCGTTCGCCGAACGGGTCCACGTTCCCTACGCCGACTACAACGCCGTCGAGTTGCCCGAGAACGTCTCGCCCGTCGAGATGGCCGGTCTCGGGTGTCGGTTCGCCACGGCGTACCACGGACTGGCCCACCGCGCGGACCTTTCGCCCGGCGACTGGGTGGCGGTTCACGGGTGCGGCGGGGTGGGTCTCTCGGCGGTCCACGTCGCGGACGCCCTCGGCGCGAACGTAGTCGCGGTCGATTTGGCCGACGAGAAACTGGCGAAGGCCCGCGAGTTGGGCGCGGACGAGACGGTGAACGCCGGGGGAGTCGAGGACGTGCCAGCGAGGATTCGCGGTGCTGTCGGCGACGGCGCGGGCGTCTCCGACGGCGCGCACGTCTCGGTGGACGCCCTCGGCGTCGCCGAGACCTGTCGGAACTCCGTCGCGTGCCTCCGCAAGCGCGGCCAACACCTCCAACTCGGTCTGACCACCGACGCAGAGCGCGGCGAAGTCTCGCTCCCGACCGACGCGATGACGATGCGCGAACTCACCTTCCTCGGGTCCCGCGGCATGCCGCCGACCCGCTACGGCGAACTCCTCCGGATGATGGACCGCGGGACGGTTTCACCCGCCGCGCTGGTGACGAACGAGGTTTCGCTCGCGGACGTGCCCGACCGACTCGCCGCGATGAGCGACTTCGGCACGGTCGGCATCGAAGTCGTCACGGAGTTCTGA
- a CDS encoding MFS transporter → MTDDSSPTGSSRRRTIGLVAGLFALSAAAGAYEIAPASVLPLVRESLGVGPTAAGWLVSVMYLTAVVASVPVGVALDRVRVRRAVAVAALALLVAGAWGWFAAVTGAYWWLFASRILGGFSYVVVWNAGANLVGQAVEPDVRATAVGIFTASAPVGFALGQFGSPLVAEAFGWPATLPVFAAIAVVGVGVFLLSTRGRSLAVETDAPDRGQVRNLFANRAAWTLYALCFLAFSLYLFLNSWLPSFLTDRLGVSLALGGLLTALFPAVGVVSRTSGGVVSDRLFGGERRPVVLLAFVASAPAVVGFTVVSGVGAAIALLVVSGFAVQLGIGLLYTYVAEVVAPAVRTTAISMLTSVGLFGAFAAPIAGGAIIDRAGYRPAFLLAGVVAVAGVVLAWYAPEADRRTPDADR, encoded by the coding sequence GTGACCGACGATTCGTCGCCGACTGGTTCGTCTCGCCGCAGAACCATCGGTCTCGTCGCCGGACTGTTCGCGCTCTCGGCGGCGGCCGGAGCCTACGAAATCGCTCCGGCGAGCGTCCTGCCGCTGGTTCGGGAGTCGCTCGGCGTCGGACCGACCGCGGCCGGATGGCTGGTGAGCGTGATGTACCTCACCGCCGTCGTCGCCAGCGTCCCGGTCGGGGTCGCGCTCGACCGCGTGCGCGTCCGGCGCGCGGTCGCAGTCGCAGCGCTCGCGCTCTTGGTCGCGGGCGCGTGGGGGTGGTTCGCCGCAGTCACGGGGGCCTACTGGTGGCTGTTCGCCTCGCGGATTCTGGGCGGGTTCTCCTACGTCGTAGTGTGGAACGCGGGCGCGAATCTGGTCGGGCAGGCGGTCGAACCCGACGTGCGCGCGACCGCAGTCGGAATCTTCACCGCGAGCGCGCCGGTCGGGTTCGCGCTCGGACAGTTCGGCAGTCCGCTGGTCGCCGAGGCGTTCGGTTGGCCCGCCACGCTCCCCGTCTTCGCCGCCATCGCCGTGGTCGGCGTCGGCGTGTTCTTGCTCTCGACTCGGGGGCGGAGCCTCGCGGTCGAGACCGACGCGCCCGACCGCGGACAGGTCCGGAACCTGTTCGCCAACCGCGCGGCGTGGACGCTGTACGCGCTGTGCTTTCTAGCGTTCTCGCTCTATCTCTTCCTCAACAGTTGGCTCCCGAGTTTCCTGACCGACCGCCTCGGCGTCTCGCTCGCGCTCGGCGGTCTGTTGACCGCGCTGTTCCCCGCGGTCGGAGTCGTCTCGCGGACCAGCGGCGGGGTCGTCTCGGACCGACTGTTCGGCGGCGAGCGCCGCCCGGTCGTCCTGTTGGCGTTCGTCGCGTCCGCGCCCGCAGTAGTCGGATTCACCGTCGTCTCGGGGGTCGGCGCGGCAATCGCGCTTCTGGTGGTCTCGGGGTTCGCGGTCCAACTCGGCATCGGCCTGCTCTACACCTACGTCGCGGAAGTCGTCGCGCCCGCGGTCCGAACCACGGCCATCTCGATGCTGACCAGCGTCGGCCTGTTCGGGGCGTTCGCCGCGCCCATCGCTGGCGGGGCCATCATCGACCGGGCGGGGTACCGTCCGGCCTTCTTGCTCGCGGGCGTGGTCGCAGTGGCCGGGGTCGTGCTGGCGTGGTACGCGCCCGAGGCGGACCGACGAACGCCGGACGCCGACCGGTGA
- a CDS encoding DUF5786 family protein, which produces MGFGSYDESEQQDQDNDFDEDDGVSVHENTHEGKVSFDSDASQDELLDQLNEIKGNDEDEE; this is translated from the coding sequence ATGGGTTTTGGTAGCTACGACGAGTCCGAGCAACAGGACCAAGACAACGATTTCGACGAGGACGACGGGGTAAGCGTCCACGAGAACACCCACGAGGGCAAAGTCTCGTTCGACTCCGACGCCTCGCAGGACGAACTTCTCGACCAACTGAACGAAATCAAAGGCAACGACGAAGACGAAGAGTAA
- a CDS encoding M24 family metallopeptidase, translating to MSAFEDRTRRCQDRLADAGADAAVLFPSTNLFYASGFREEPMERHLFLVIPSEGEPAFVAPEMYDEQIRDASWVEDVRLWADGEDPIAVVSDLADEMDLRGGRLLVDDTMWALFTQDLRETLPDATFGLASEVFDDLRMRKDETELAALRRAGQLADEVSVEIRELGEDAIGMTETELAAEIDRRLAENGGEEVAFGTIAGSGPNGAKPHHRHDDREIRRGDPVVLDFGAYADDYPGDQTRTVVFAGDPPEGFAEVHEVVHEAQQAAVEAVEPGVRAEEIDRAAREVIEDAGYGDRFVHRTGHGVGLDVHEDPYIVDGDETELEPGMVFSVEPGVYLPGEFGVRIEDLVAVTESGCERLNDSPRTWEPL from the coding sequence ATGAGTGCGTTCGAGGACCGAACCCGGCGGTGTCAGGACCGACTGGCCGACGCGGGCGCGGACGCGGCCGTCCTGTTCCCGAGTACCAACCTCTTCTACGCCTCGGGGTTCCGCGAGGAACCGATGGAGCGCCACCTGTTTCTGGTGATTCCGAGCGAGGGCGAACCGGCGTTCGTCGCGCCGGAGATGTACGACGAGCAGATTCGGGACGCCTCGTGGGTCGAGGACGTTCGGCTCTGGGCCGACGGCGAGGACCCGATCGCGGTCGTTTCGGACCTCGCAGACGAGATGGACTTGCGCGGCGGCCGTCTGCTCGTGGACGACACGATGTGGGCGCTGTTCACCCAAGACCTCCGCGAGACCCTGCCGGACGCCACGTTCGGTCTCGCCAGCGAGGTGTTCGACGACCTGCGGATGCGCAAGGACGAGACCGAACTCGCGGCGCTCCGGCGGGCGGGCCAACTCGCCGACGAGGTGAGCGTCGAGATTCGGGAGTTGGGCGAGGACGCAATCGGGATGACCGAGACCGAACTCGCCGCCGAAATCGACCGGCGACTCGCCGAGAACGGCGGCGAGGAAGTCGCGTTCGGCACCATCGCGGGGTCGGGTCCCAACGGAGCCAAACCCCACCACCGCCACGACGACCGGGAGATTCGGCGCGGCGACCCGGTGGTTCTCGACTTCGGCGCGTACGCGGACGACTACCCCGGCGACCAGACCCGGACGGTGGTGTTCGCGGGCGACCCGCCGGAGGGGTTCGCGGAGGTCCACGAGGTGGTCCACGAGGCCCAGCAAGCCGCGGTCGAGGCGGTCGAACCCGGCGTCCGCGCCGAGGAAATCGACCGGGCCGCGCGCGAGGTCATCGAAGACGCGGGCTACGGCGACCGGTTCGTCCACCGGACGGGCCACGGCGTCGGTCTCGACGTTCACGAGGACCCCTACATCGTGGACGGCGACGAGACGGAACTCGAACCGGGGATGGTGTTCAGCGTCGAACCCGGCGTCTACCTGCCGGGGGAGTTCGGCGTCCGCATCGAGGACCTCGTGGCCGTGACCGAATCGGGGTGCGAGCGACTGAACGACTCGCCGCGGACGTGGGAACCGCTATGA